TATCAGGGCCAGCACCCGGTGCCCGTTGCGGCGGGCGTCGGACAGCCGTTCCAGGACGAGCACGCCGACGCCCTCGGCGAACCCGGTGCCGTCCGCGGCGGCGGAGAACGCCTTGCAGCGGCCGTCGGGGGCGAGGCCCCGCTGCCGGCTGAACGCGGTGAACACCCCGGGGCCGCCCATGACGGCGACGCCCCCGGCGAGCGCGAGCGAGGACTCGCCCTGCCTCAGCGAGCGGCACGCCAGGTGCACGGCGACCAGGGCGGCGGAGCAGGCGGTGTCCACGGTGACCGCGGGGCCCTCGGTGCCCAGCACGTAGGCGACGCGGCCGGAGATGACGCTGTTGGCGTTTCCCGCGAGCAGATAGGCGTCCAGGCCGTCCGGGGCGTCGTGCAGCCGCGGGCCGTACTCCTGGATCTCGGCGCCGAGGAACATCCCGGCCGGGGTGCCGCGCAGCGCCGTGGGGTCGATGCCGGCGTCCTCCAGGGCCTGCCAGGAGGTCTCCAGGACGAGCCGCTGCTGGGGGTCCGTGCCGAGTGCCTCGCGCGGGCTGATGCCGAAGAAGTCGGCGTCGAACTCGGCGGCGGTGTCGAGGAATCCGCCGTTGCGCACGTAGGTGCTGCCGGGCACCTCGGGGTCCTCGTGGTAGAGGGCGTCCAGGTCCCAGCCGCGGTCCTGGGGGAAGCCGGTCAGCACCTCGCCGCCGTCGGTGAGCAGCCGCCACAGGTCGGCGGGCGAGGCGATGCCGCCGGGGAAGCGGCAGCCCATGCCGACGACGGCGACCGGTTCGCCGGGGTCCGCGTCACCGGCCGGCTCGGCGGGGGTGTCCGGTGTGCCGTGGACCTCGGCGAGCAGCCGGGCCGTGAGGTCCTGGACGGTCGGGCAGTCGTAGGCGAGGCCGACCGGCAGGTCCAGGCCGGTGCGTGCGGTCAGCCGCCGGTGCAGGTCGACCGCGGCGAGCGAGTCGAGTCCCTGCGCGGCGAGGGGGGCGGCCACATCGAGCGGGGCCGCCGTGCCCGGCCGGGCCGTCTCGATCGCCTCGGTCACGGCCGTGCGCACCAGGTCGGTCACCAGCGCGCGGTGCCGGGACGGTACGGCCGTGGCGAGCCGTCGTGCCAGAGCTGAGTCGGATCCGGGCCCGTTCATCCACGCATCTCCACTTTCGGCCGACACCGGTTTTCCTCACCTTTTTCCACACCGTAGTGACGGCCCTGGAAAGGCCACACCCTTAACCACCCCTAGGAGCGGGCGGATTCGACGGCCCGGGTGTTCCGGGGGCCGGGTCCGTCGAACGAACGGCGTACGTAGGACAGGGAATCGAGCAGTTCCGCGGCGGTGACGGCGTGCGCCGGGCGTACGTCGGCGATGCCGTTCAGCGGCATCCTGCCGATGTCGGCCCAGGCCAGCCGGCCGTCCGCGGTGATGTGACTCCGGCTGAATCCGGCGTTGTCCGGATGCAGACAGTAGGGGACGTCGAGGCGTCCCTCGGCGAACGCCGTCAGCAGGGCCGTACCGGGGTCGTCGTCCAGGTCCAGTACGGCGTCGACCAAGGCGGACGCCTCGGCGTAGGTCTGGGTGCCGGTGGCGTCCAGCGGGGTGCGCGGGGTGCGGGCGGCGACCTCGGCCGCGTATTCCAGGGCGGCGACGTTCTCGGCCACCGTGGGAATGCGGCGGGATTCCGCGACGGTTTTCACGATGAGCCGTTCCGAGCCGCTGGCGACGGCGAGTTCGGCGGCTTTCCCGAGCAGCCGGTAGGCGCCCTGTTCCGTTTCCGGATACAGCCCCATGTAGGCGTAGACGACGACATGCCATTCGGCGTCCGGCAGATGGTGTGCGCACAGGCGGCGCAACGCGGCCACCGCTTCGGCGTCCTGGCCGGGATGGGTCTGCTGGGCGTAACTGACGGAAATGCTGCGGATGCCGTGCCGGTGGAAGAACAGCGCCTCCAGCACGCTGACGGCGACGAGCAGGCTCGGCGGGCACAACTGGCCGAGGACACAGCCTCCGAAGGTCTCCAGGTGCGGTTCGGCGCCCGACTCGCGGCGGGCGGCGAGCAGTTCGCAGGCGTCTGCCCAGTGGGCGACGGACTCGCGCAGCGGGACCCGGCCGTAGGGCAGGCAGTAGGAGACCGGGCCGCCCTCGGAGGCGTCGAGCCCGACGGCGGTCAGCGCCCGGAAGATGTCCTGGGGCGCGGCGGAGCCGTGCCGGACCTGGACCGGGAAGCCGGGGCCGTGGATTCCGTCGAGAACGCCCTCGGTGGTGGCCGGGTCGTGGCTCACGATCGGGTAGCCGTTGAGGGCCACGTCCTCCAGGACGGCCAGGCGTGCCGACTCCAGGTCGCCGACCCGGGTGTAGCTGTCCAGGGTGATCGTGCCGACGGTGGTCGCCCTGGCGTCCCGGGTGGCGAGCAGCCCGGCCCGCATCCGCCCAGGGCTGCTCATCCCCATCCGGGGCTGCACGACCAGCCGGCCGGCGTCGTGAGCCCGGCGCACGAACCCGCCGAACCCGCCGCCGGTCACACCAGGGCCCGCTGCGGCAGCGCGCCGAGCATGCGCCGGAAGGCGGCGACGCCCTCGGCGCTGTCGTCGAACACCGCGTCGTACCCGGCGGCGCGCAGCGCGGCCACCTCCTCGGCGCCGCAGGGCCCGGCGATGCCGAGCTTGCCGCCGATGACGGCGGGCACCGCGGCGAGGGCGGGGTGTTCGCGCAGCCGGGTGACGGTCCGCATGCCGTCGTGGTAGCCGTGGCCGTTGACGCTGCTGACCACGATGAGCGCGGGGCGGTGCGCGAGGGCCTCGGCGATGAGCAGGTCCTCGGGGACGCAGGGGCCGAGGTTGACCACGCGGTGCCCGTGCTCCTCCAGCAGGAGCTGGAGGTAGACGAGGTTCCAGGTGTGGGAGTCGGAGATGCCGCCGGCCACCAGTACGGGCCAGTCGCCGGGGTCGGGGGCGTTCGGGAAGGGGCTCATCACAGGGCCTGTCCGTGGTCGTAGGTGCGGGTGTGCTCGATGCGGGAGACGGACACGAGGTCGTCGCCGCGTACGACGATCTCGGCGGGCGCCGGCCGGCCGAGGAACATCAGCAGGCTGGCGGTGGGGCCGTAGGCGCCGGCGTTGGGGACGGTGAGCAGGTCGCCCGGGTCCAGCGCGGGCAGCACCACGCCCCGGCCGAGCAGGTCGCCCGGGGTGCACAGCGGCCCGGCCAGGCTCGCGGGGGTGCCGTCGGCGCCGACGGACTCATGCGGTTCGACGGACACGGGCAGGATGCGGCCGAGCCCGGACATACCGCCGAAGGTGTTGATGCCGGCGTCGAGGACGAGGTAGCGGTGGTCGCGGCTGTCCTTGACGTTGACGACGGAGGTGAGCAGGGTGCCGCTGTCGGCGAC
This sequence is a window from Streptomyces rubradiris. Protein-coding genes within it:
- a CDS encoding methylaspartate mutase codes for the protein MTGGGFGGFVRRAHDAGRLVVQPRMGMSSPGRMRAGLLATRDARATTVGTITLDSYTRVGDLESARLAVLEDVALNGYPIVSHDPATTEGVLDGIHGPGFPVQVRHGSAAPQDIFRALTAVGLDASEGGPVSYCLPYGRVPLRESVAHWADACELLAARRESGAEPHLETFGGCVLGQLCPPSLLVAVSVLEALFFHRHGIRSISVSYAQQTHPGQDAEAVAALRRLCAHHLPDAEWHVVVYAYMGLYPETEQGAYRLLGKAAELAVASGSERLIVKTVAESRRIPTVAENVAALEYAAEVAARTPRTPLDATGTQTYAEASALVDAVLDLDDDPGTALLTAFAEGRLDVPYCLHPDNAGFSRSHITADGRLAWADIGRMPLNGIADVRPAHAVTAAELLDSLSYVRRSFDGPGPRNTRAVESARS
- a CDS encoding cobalamin B12-binding domain-containing protein; translated protein: MSPFPNAPDPGDWPVLVAGGISDSHTWNLVYLQLLLEEHGHRVVNLGPCVPEDLLIAEALAHRPALIVVSSVNGHGYHDGMRTVTRLREHPALAAVPAVIGGKLGIAGPCGAEEVAALRAAGYDAVFDDSAEGVAAFRRMLGALPQRALV